DNA from Acidobacteriota bacterium:
TTCATGGCCCGCTCGTAGATCTTCTTGTAGAATTCGGGCGGATCCTTGGGCACGTCGAGCTTGTAGACGAACCAGTCGTTGTCCTTGGTGTAGCCGTCCTCCTCGAGCCATTTCGGCATCCACTCGAAGTTGTAATAGGTGGCGATGGTGGCCCGATGATCGAAGCCCTCGATGAGGAAGCCCTCGGGGTCCTGGTCGGAGAAGCCGTAGGGGCCGACGATCCGGGTCATCCCTTTCTCCCGGGCCCAGGCCTCGACGCGGCCCAGGAGGGCCCGGAAGACCTCACGGTCCTCGAAGCTCTCGAGGTAGCCGAAGCGGGCCGACTTCTCGTTCCGGTGCTCGTTGTAGCGGTGGTTGATGATGCCCATGACCCGTCCTACGGTCCGGCCGTCCTTGCTGGCCAGGAGCAGGATCGTGTCGCAGTAGCCGAAGGCCTTGTTCTTCTTGCGGTCGAAGTACTTCCAGTCGTCCGAGAACAGCGGCGGGACCCAGTTCTCGTGCCCGGCATGGATCTTCTCGGGCAGGTAGATGAACGTCTTCAGATCCTTCCTTGACAGGACCTCTCGAAACTCGACGGCCATGGCTCACCTCGTCGCGCGGCGTTGGATATCGTGTCTCCTCTTATCCTACTTTCTCTGGCAAAAAGCAACAGGGAATCACGACGGTTTTCGGGCCCTGGAAAAGCCTGTTCAAAACCTGAGGAAGTCCTGTGGATATTCTTGACATCACTCCCAGCCGTCACTATACTGAGCCTTCTTTCTTTATTAAGGAAGGCAACCCGTCCCCATGAACGTCGAAACAACCGTCCTTCTCACGATCCTCGTCCCCATCCTCGGCTCCTTCGCGACGCCGCTTTTCGGCCTGGCCGCGAAGCGCGCCCGCTCGGCCTGGGCCGTGCTGGTGAGCGGCACGACGGCCATCCTGCCGCTGACCCTTCTCCCCTTCGCTCTCCAGGGAGGGGAGCAGGTCATCCGCAAGACCTTGCTTCCGGGGTTCGACTTCATCCTGGTCGTCGACCCCCTGGCGGTCTTCATGGCCGCGGTGTCGTCCTTCGTCGGCTGGCTGATCGTGGTCTATTCCCTGGGCTACATCCGGCACGAGGAGAACCAGAACGAGTATTACCTGATGGTTTTGCTCTTCATCGGCTCGATGATGGGCCTGGTCTTCTCGGGGAACCTCGTCTTCATCTACCTCTTCTGGGAGATCATCGCCATCGCCTGCTGGCGGCTCATCGGCTTCTACCGCGAGCCGGCCCACGTCCGCAAGGCCGACAAGGCCTTCCTGCTGACCTTCTTCGGCGCCGTGGTCATGCTGCTCGGCTTCATCCAGATCTACGGCGTCACCAACACTTTCGACATCACGGCCATGCGCGGCACGCTCATTCCGGGAACGGCCGTGCTGCTGATCCTCTTCGGCATGTTCTCGAAATCGGCCACCGTGCCGCTCCACACCTGGCTGCCGGACGCGGGCGTCGCCCCGACCACGGTTACGGCCCTGCTCCACGCCGCCGTCCTGGTCAAGATCGGCGTCTACGCCTTCGCCCGCCTGTTCATCTACACGTTCCGCCTGCCCGACGGCTGGCGCGAGGCCCTGCCCGTCATCGTCATGATCTCCAGCCTGGTCGCGGCCGGCGCGGCCGCCGTCGAGACCGACCTCAAGAGGATCCTGGCCTATTCCACGGTCAGCCAGATCGGCTACATCTTCCTCGGATTCAGCATGATGAACGCCTCCGGCGTGGCCGGTTCCGTCCTCTTCATCCTGATGCACGGCCTGGCCAAGGCCGGCCTGTTCCTCTGCGCCGGCATAGTCATCCACGCCGTCCACACCAAGGACATCCGCGAGATGGGCGGCCTCATCAAGACCATGCCGGTCACCGCCGTGGCCTTCCTGGTCTGCGCCTTCTCCGTGATCGGCATCCCGCCCTTCGGCGGGTTCTTCTCGAAGTTCCTGGTCATCCTCGGCACCGTCCAGGGCGGCCGGCCCTGGGTCGCCGGGATGGCCCTGTTCACCGCCGTCCTGACGATGTACTACCTGTTCAAGGTCTTCTCGATGGTCTTCCTGGGTGAGGCCCGGCATCCGGCCCCCGAGGGGACGAAATCCATGGTCTATGTCGTCGCCGCCCTGGCCGTCCTCAGCCTGGCGGCCGGCCTGTTCATCGCCTACCCGATGAAGCTGGCCAACATCGCGACGACGCAGATGAGTTGGTGGCTCAGATGACGCCCAATATGCTGCTTCTTCCCATCCTCCTGCCGGCGGCCCTGGCCGTCGTATTCCTTCTCCTGCCGAAGGCGCTCCGGGTCGTGCGCGACGTCCTGGCCGTGGCCGGGGGGGCCGCGCTCGTCTACTTCGCCTTCGTCCTCTTCTCGGTGAAGAGCCTTCGCTACGCGGTCCCCTGGCTGGGCCTAGGCATCGACTTCGACCTCCGCCTCTATCACTTCTCCAGCTTCATCCTGCTGGCCCTGGCCGGATTCCTCGTTTTGATCGCGATCTACACGACGGTCAAGATGAAGGACGCGCCCCGGGGCCGGGAATTCATGGCCTACATCTTCCTGACCGCCGCCTTCGCCAACGGTGCGGCCCTGGCCAACAACTTCGTGCCGCTCCTGTTCTTCTGGGAAGGCCTGCTGGTCACCCTGTACGGCATGATCACGGTGGGCGGCCGGCCGACCTCGGGCCGGACGGCGGTCAAGGCCCTGCTGATCAGCGGCTTCTGCGATTTCTGCATGATCCTGGGCATCGGCCTGCTCTGGAGCGTGGCCGGCACCGCGACGATGTCGGACATCTCGGTCGAGCCGACCGGCCTGGCCGCCGTCGCCTTCGTCCTCATGATGATCGGCGCCGCGGGCAAGGCCGGGGCCATGCCCTTCCACACCTGGATCCCGGACGCCGGGGTCGACGCGCCCGTGACCTTCATGGCCTTCCTGCCGGCCGCTTTCGAGAAGCTCCTGGGCATCTACCTGCTGGCCCGGATCTCGCTCGACTTCTTCAAGATCCGGCCCGGCAGCGGCCTGTCCCTCCTGCTCATGATCGTCGGCGCCGCGACCATCGTCCTGGCCGTCCTCATGGCCCTCGTCCAGAAGGACCTCAAGCGGCTCCTGTCCTATCACGCCATCAGCCAGGTCGGCTACATGATCCTGGGCATCGGCACGGCCATCCCCATCGGCATCGCCGGCGGCATCTTCCACATGATCAACCACGCCATGTACAAGTGCGGCCTGTTCCTGAGCGCCGGCTCGGTCGAGCACCGGACCGGCACGACCGAGCTGAAGAAGCTCGGCGGCCTGAGCCGGGATATGCCGCTCACGGCCTTCGGCTTCACCGTCTGCGCCCTGGCCATCTCGGGCGTCTGGCCGCTCAACGGCTTCGTCTCCAAGGAAATGGTCTTCCACGGCGCGCTCGAGACGGGCTCCGTGATCTTCGCCGTCGCCGCCTGGGTCGGGGCCATCTTCACCTTCGCCTCGTTCCTCAAGGCCGGCCATTCGGTCTTCTTCGGCGAGCGGTCGAAGGAGGTCCCGGCGGTCAAGGAGAGCCCGGCGGCCATAGTCCTGCCGATCCTGGTCCTGGCCGGGCTGTGCATCCTGTTCGGCGTCTACAACAAGCTGCCCCTGACCCTGTTCATCCAGCCCATCCTGGAAGGGCACGTCGAAGCCGGGGCCCACGTCGACTTCACGGCCCATGCCCTGTCCGTTTTCAACCCGGTGGCCCTGATCTCCATCGGCTGCCTGGTCCTGGCCTTCCTGCTGCACCGCTACGGCTGGCTGAAGGGCGGCCGCAAGCCTTACCTGGCCTCGGAGCCCATCCACAGCCTCCCCGGCATGCGCCAGGCCTACGACCTGGCCGAGAAGCGGGTCTTCGACCCCTACGAACAGGGCATCAAGGGCCTCCAGGGGCTGTCCCTGCTCCTGTTCAAGGGCATCGACCGGCCCATCGATTTCTTCTTCGAAAAGATCGTCACCGTGACCGGCGCCAAGTTCACCGGCATCCTGAGAAAAGCCCACAACGGGCACTACGCGAATTACCTGGCCTGGTGCCTGGCCGGCCTGATCATCCTGGCCGGCCTCATCAGCCTGCTCGCGAAATAGAGGAGGAGCGTTGATCATACTCTTCGTCGTCCTTCCGCTCATCGTGGCGGGCCTGCTGCCGCTCATCGGCAAGGTCTCGCGCCGCGTCCTGCCGGACGTGCTGGCCAACGCGACCCTCCTCGCCCTGCTCATCTACGCGGTGGTCGCGGGCCGGGGCCTGATCGCGAACGGCCCCGTCCTCCAGCAGCTCTCCTGGCTCGGCGAGGCCGTCAACCTCCGCCTGGCCCTGGACGGATTCAGCCTGTTCATGCTCGTGGCGGTGGCCCTGGTCGGCCTGGCCGCCTGCCTGTTCTCGATCGACTACATGGAGCATTACGGGGCCAAGGCCAACTTCTACGCCCTGTACCTGGTCATGATCGCCGGCATGAACGGCCTCATCCTGGCCACCGACCTGTTCAACGTCTATATCTTCCTGGAGGTCGCCGCCGTCGCCTCGTACGCCCTGGTCGCCTTCGGCCTCGGGCGCGACGAGCTGGAGGCCGCCTTCAAGTACCTGATGCTCTCGGTCGTGGCCTCGGCCTTCCTGGTGGCCGGGATCGCCGTGATATTCGGCCTGACCGGCCAGCTCGACTTCGCCGCCGTGGCCGCCGGGCTCAAGGAGCTCAACGCCGGGCCGGCCCTGGGGATCGTCACGGCCTTCTTCCTCCTGGGCTTCGGCCTCAAGGCGGCCCTCGTTCCTTTCCACGCCTGGCTGCCGGACGCCCATCCGTCGGCCCCGGCGCCGATCTCGGCGGTCCTGTCCGGCCTGCTCATCAAGGTCTCGGGCGTCTACGCCATGACCCGCATCTTCCTCAACGTCTTCGGCCTGACGCCGGCCCTGTCGGCGATCCTCCTGGGCCTCGGCGCCGTCTCCATCGTCGCCGCCGCGTTCCTGGCCCTCGGCCAGACGGACATGAAGAGGATGCTGGCCTACTCCTCGATCAGCCAGGTCGGCTACGTCGTCCTGGGGATCGGCATCGGCACGCCCCTGGGCATCGCCGGCGGGCTCTTCCACCTCTTCAACCACGCCCTGGCCAAGGGGCTCCTGTTCCTGACCAGCGGCTCCGTCCAGCAGGCCACGGGCACGCGGGACATGGACGAGATGGGCGGCCTGGCCAAGCGCATGCCGGTGACGGCCCTGGCCAACCTCATCGGCGCCCTGTCGATCGCCGGCGTGCCCCCGCTCAACGGCTTCTGGTCGAAGCTGATCATCATCGTGGCCCTGGTCCAGGCCGGCCATCCGGTCTACGCGGTCATCGCCGTCCTGGCCTCGGTCCTGACCCTCTGGTACTACCTGCTGATGCAGCGGAAAGCGTTCTTCGGCAAGCTCAACGAAAAGTGGGCCGCCGTCAAGGAGGCCCCCTTCTGGATGACGGCCTCGGTCGTCCTCCTCGCCCTCCTCTGCGTGGGCGTCGGCATCCTGTTCTCGTCGACCGTCACGACCTGGGTCCAGCCCGCCGCCGACATCCTGGCGGACGGGATCCACGCCGTGACCGGATCGTGGGGATTTTAGACGATGATCCTGCAAACCTCCCTTCTCATCGGCTTGGTGATCTTCTCGGTCCTGGCCATCGCCCTGAAGGACCTGCTCAAGTCGGCCATCTCGTTGGCCCTGGCCAGTCTCCTCCTGGGGATCATATTCTTCCGGATGAAGGCGCCGTACGCCGGCGTCTTCGAGATCTCGGTCGTGGCCGGGCTCATCACGGTCCTCTTCGTCCTGACC
Protein-coding regions in this window:
- a CDS encoding proton-conducting transporter membrane subunit; translated protein: MLLLPILLPAALAVVFLLLPKALRVVRDVLAVAGGAALVYFAFVLFSVKSLRYAVPWLGLGIDFDLRLYHFSSFILLALAGFLVLIAIYTTVKMKDAPRGREFMAYIFLTAAFANGAALANNFVPLLFFWEGLLVTLYGMITVGGRPTSGRTAVKALLISGFCDFCMILGIGLLWSVAGTATMSDISVEPTGLAAVAFVLMMIGAAGKAGAMPFHTWIPDAGVDAPVTFMAFLPAAFEKLLGIYLLARISLDFFKIRPGSGLSLLLMIVGAATIVLAVLMALVQKDLKRLLSYHAISQVGYMILGIGTAIPIGIAGGIFHMINHAMYKCGLFLSAGSVEHRTGTTELKKLGGLSRDMPLTAFGFTVCALAISGVWPLNGFVSKEMVFHGALETGSVIFAVAAWVGAIFTFASFLKAGHSVFFGERSKEVPAVKESPAAIVLPILVLAGLCILFGVYNKLPLTLFIQPILEGHVEAGAHVDFTAHALSVFNPVALISIGCLVLAFLLHRYGWLKGGRKPYLASEPIHSLPGMRQAYDLAEKRVFDPYEQGIKGLQGLSLLLFKGIDRPIDFFFEKIVTVTGAKFTGILRKAHNGHYANYLAWCLAGLIILAGLISLLAK
- a CDS encoding NADH-quinone oxidoreductase subunit M → MIILFVVLPLIVAGLLPLIGKVSRRVLPDVLANATLLALLIYAVVAGRGLIANGPVLQQLSWLGEAVNLRLALDGFSLFMLVAVALVGLAACLFSIDYMEHYGAKANFYALYLVMIAGMNGLILATDLFNVYIFLEVAAVASYALVAFGLGRDELEAAFKYLMLSVVASAFLVAGIAVIFGLTGQLDFAAVAAGLKELNAGPALGIVTAFFLLGFGLKAALVPFHAWLPDAHPSAPAPISAVLSGLLIKVSGVYAMTRIFLNVFGLTPALSAILLGLGAVSIVAAAFLALGQTDMKRMLAYSSISQVGYVVLGIGIGTPLGIAGGLFHLFNHALAKGLLFLTSGSVQQATGTRDMDEMGGLAKRMPVTALANLIGALSIAGVPPLNGFWSKLIIIVALVQAGHPVYAVIAVLASVLTLWYYLLMQRKAFFGKLNEKWAAVKEAPFWMTASVVLLALLCVGVGILFSSTVTTWVQPAADILADGIHAVTGSWGF
- a CDS encoding NADH-quinone oxidoreductase subunit L — protein: MNVETTVLLTILVPILGSFATPLFGLAAKRARSAWAVLVSGTTAILPLTLLPFALQGGEQVIRKTLLPGFDFILVVDPLAVFMAAVSSFVGWLIVVYSLGYIRHEENQNEYYLMVLLFIGSMMGLVFSGNLVFIYLFWEIIAIACWRLIGFYREPAHVRKADKAFLLTFFGAVVMLLGFIQIYGVTNTFDITAMRGTLIPGTAVLLILFGMFSKSATVPLHTWLPDAGVAPTTVTALLHAAVLVKIGVYAFARLFIYTFRLPDGWREALPVIVMISSLVAAGAAAVETDLKRILAYSTVSQIGYIFLGFSMMNASGVAGSVLFILMHGLAKAGLFLCAGIVIHAVHTKDIREMGGLIKTMPVTAVAFLVCAFSVIGIPPFGGFFSKFLVILGTVQGGRPWVAGMALFTAVLTMYYLFKVFSMVFLGEARHPAPEGTKSMVYVVAALAVLSLAAGLFIAYPMKLANIATTQMSWWLR